One window from the genome of Paraneptunicella aestuarii encodes:
- the tsaD gene encoding tRNA (adenosine(37)-N6)-threonylcarbamoyltransferase complex transferase subunit TsaD — MRVLGIETSCDETGVAVYDCEQGLLSHALYSQVKLHADYGGVVPELASRDHIRKLVPLVQKALAEANCVASDIDGIAYTRGPGLVGALLVGSSFARSLSFGWNVPAIGVHHMEGHLLAPMLDDPAPEFPFVALLVSGGHSMMVRVDGIGEYETLGETLDDAAGEAFDKTAKLLGLDYPGGPVLAKMAEQGTPGRFVFPRPMTDRPGLDFSFSGLKTFAANTIKAVESENASEGLTEQDKADIALAFQTAVVETLAIKCRRALQHTGLKRLVIAGGVGANSALRSELKAMTRKLQGQVYYPRLEFCTDNGAMIAFAGAQRLKAGQCGDISEQVQPRWSLDSLPGL, encoded by the coding sequence AACCTCTTGTGATGAAACCGGAGTCGCCGTTTATGATTGCGAACAAGGTTTATTAAGCCACGCTTTATATAGCCAGGTAAAACTCCATGCAGATTATGGTGGTGTTGTGCCTGAACTGGCATCAAGAGACCATATTCGCAAGCTGGTTCCGTTGGTGCAAAAGGCATTAGCGGAAGCTAACTGCGTTGCGTCGGATATCGACGGTATTGCTTATACTCGAGGCCCCGGTTTAGTTGGCGCTTTGTTGGTTGGTTCTTCATTTGCACGCAGTTTGTCTTTTGGCTGGAATGTTCCTGCTATCGGTGTTCACCACATGGAAGGGCATTTGCTTGCCCCTATGCTGGATGATCCTGCTCCCGAATTCCCTTTTGTTGCCTTGCTGGTTTCTGGTGGGCATTCCATGATGGTTCGAGTGGACGGCATCGGCGAATATGAAACCTTGGGCGAAACATTGGATGATGCAGCAGGCGAAGCGTTTGATAAAACAGCCAAGTTGCTTGGTCTGGATTATCCCGGCGGCCCCGTGTTAGCGAAAATGGCTGAACAAGGTACTCCGGGGCGCTTTGTCTTTCCTCGTCCTATGACGGATCGCCCTGGTTTGGATTTCAGCTTTAGCGGTCTTAAAACCTTTGCGGCGAACACCATTAAAGCTGTGGAATCAGAAAATGCTTCTGAAGGACTTACAGAACAAGATAAGGCTGATATTGCGCTGGCATTTCAAACTGCAGTGGTTGAAACCTTGGCGATTAAATGTCGCAGAGCTTTGCAGCATACCGGCTTGAAACGATTGGTGATTGCCGGTGGCGTAGGTGCTAATTCGGCGTTACGTTCAGAACTCAAAGCCATGACCAGAAAGCTACAAGGTCAGGTGTATTATCCTCGTTTGGAGTTCTGTACTGATAATGGCGCCATGATCGCTTTTGCTGGCGCGCAACGTTTAAAAGCGGGG